In Mycolicibacterium mucogenicum DSM 44124, the following are encoded in one genomic region:
- a CDS encoding maleylpyruvate isomerase N-terminal domain-containing protein: MASDAPRDHSVFVSAATAFADLVARIPATAWDGPGLGDWDLRALVGHTSRSLITVSAYLRAPADREDVTGPAHYYALMRGYATGSPDIVERGREAGRNLGTDPAAKVTDLLRQVRTDLDGAGDPLITVIGGLGIRLSNYLPTRVFELTVHSLDIARATGMDVGLPDAALHDATVLAAQIAALTGQAAEVLPALTGRGGLPAGFSVV; encoded by the coding sequence ATGGCGTCAGACGCACCCCGGGACCATTCAGTATTCGTCTCGGCGGCAACAGCTTTCGCGGACCTGGTGGCACGAATTCCGGCCACGGCGTGGGACGGTCCCGGACTGGGCGACTGGGATCTGCGGGCGTTGGTGGGGCACACCTCGCGGTCGCTGATCACCGTCAGCGCCTACCTGCGCGCGCCCGCCGACCGGGAGGACGTGACCGGACCGGCGCACTACTACGCGCTGATGCGCGGCTACGCCACCGGCAGCCCCGACATCGTCGAACGCGGCCGGGAGGCCGGGCGCAACCTGGGGACCGACCCCGCCGCCAAGGTCACCGACCTGCTGCGCCAGGTCCGGACCGACCTGGACGGGGCTGGCGACCCCCTGATCACCGTGATCGGCGGTCTGGGCATCCGGCTGAGCAACTACCTGCCGACGCGGGTGTTCGAGCTGACGGTGCACAGCCTCGACATCGCGCGGGCCACCGGAATGGACGTCGGGTTGCCCGACGCGGCGCTGCACGACGCCACCGTGCTGGCGGCGCAGATCGCGGCGCTGACGGGTCAGGCCGCGGAAGTGCTGCCGGCGCTCACCGGACGCGGTGGTCTACCTGCTGGTTTCTCCGTCGTCTGA
- the pdxH gene encoding pyridoxamine 5'-phosphate oxidase, whose protein sequence is MASDHVEQSADHLARMRVEYGSTEKDGSVDLDADWLDRGWLALFRDWMADAVQAGVSEPNAMVLGTVDAQGHPVTRSVLCKSIEETGISFYTNYDSDKGDQLAAVPYASATFPWYLLGRQIHVRGPVTKVDAAHTAEYWSKRPRGSQLGAWASHQSKSIASRAALLEQLRDVTERFADVPDVPVPPNWGGYLIAPEVIEFWQGRENRVHNRIRITGDRIERLQP, encoded by the coding sequence ATGGCATCCGATCACGTGGAGCAGTCGGCGGATCATCTGGCCCGGATGCGGGTCGAATACGGGTCGACAGAGAAGGACGGCAGCGTCGACCTCGACGCCGACTGGCTGGACCGGGGCTGGTTGGCGTTGTTCCGCGACTGGATGGCCGACGCCGTGCAGGCCGGGGTCTCCGAACCCAACGCGATGGTGCTGGGCACCGTCGATGCGCAGGGCCACCCCGTCACCCGGTCGGTGCTGTGCAAGTCGATCGAGGAGACGGGCATCTCCTTCTACACCAACTACGACTCCGACAAGGGCGACCAGCTGGCGGCGGTGCCCTACGCGTCGGCGACGTTCCCCTGGTACCTGCTGGGCCGTCAGATCCACGTCCGTGGTCCGGTGACGAAGGTCGACGCGGCGCACACCGCCGAGTACTGGTCGAAGCGGCCGCGCGGTTCGCAGCTGGGGGCGTGGGCGTCACACCAGTCAAAATCGATTGCCTCGCGGGCGGCGCTGCTGGAACAGTTGCGTGACGTGACCGAGCGATTCGCCGACGTGCCGGACGTGCCGGTGCCGCCGAACTGGGGCGGCTACCTCATCGCCCCGGAAGTGATCGAGTTCTGGCAGGGCCGAGAGAACCGGGTACACAACAGGATTCGCATCACCGGCGACCGCATCGAACGGCTCCAGCCCTGA
- a CDS encoding MFS transporter — translation MRGLIADTTPLRNPDYRRLWGSSVVTVIGANLTIFAVPVQLYALTQNSAYVGLAGVFSVVPLIVFGLWGGAWADAMDRRRLLIIASCGLAVASVLLWVQAAAGLNNVWLVLCLLSVQQAFYAINSPTRSAAIPRMLPAEQLPAANSLNMTVFQAGAIIGPLLAGVLLRWVDLSTLYFIDALTTIAPIWATFRLTPMPPEHAPDDDTSRWGFAAVLDGFRYLSGNRVVLMSFVVDLIAMILGMPRALFPQMAHENFGGPVAGGTAMALLSAAMAVGAVAGGVFSGWLPRVRRQGLAVVVSIVVWGAAMAGFGLAVGHATGRPDGFLWIALVLLAVGGAADMVSAVFRSTILQEAASDELRGRLQGVFTVVVAGGPRIADAAHGAAAAVVGTTVAATGGGVLVVVGVVVSVLVVPAFVRYRVARN, via the coding sequence CTGAGAGGTCTGATCGCCGACACCACACCGCTGCGCAACCCCGACTACCGCCGCCTGTGGGGGTCCAGCGTCGTCACGGTGATCGGCGCCAACCTGACGATCTTCGCGGTGCCCGTGCAGCTGTACGCGCTGACGCAGAACTCGGCGTACGTCGGGCTGGCGGGCGTGTTCAGCGTGGTGCCGCTCATCGTGTTCGGCCTGTGGGGCGGCGCCTGGGCCGACGCGATGGACCGCCGGCGGTTGCTGATCATCGCGTCGTGCGGGCTGGCGGTTGCGTCGGTGCTGCTGTGGGTGCAGGCCGCCGCCGGGCTGAACAACGTCTGGCTGGTGCTGTGTCTGCTGTCGGTGCAGCAGGCGTTCTACGCCATCAACTCACCGACCCGCTCGGCTGCCATCCCACGGATGCTGCCGGCCGAGCAGTTGCCTGCCGCCAACTCGCTCAACATGACGGTGTTCCAGGCCGGCGCGATCATCGGCCCACTGCTGGCCGGCGTCCTGCTGCGGTGGGTGGATCTGTCGACGCTGTATTTCATCGACGCCCTCACCACGATCGCGCCGATCTGGGCCACGTTCCGGCTCACCCCGATGCCACCCGAGCACGCGCCCGACGACGACACCTCACGCTGGGGCTTCGCGGCCGTGCTGGACGGTTTCCGCTACCTGTCGGGCAACCGCGTCGTCCTCATGTCTTTCGTGGTCGACCTCATCGCGATGATCCTCGGCATGCCGCGGGCGCTGTTCCCGCAGATGGCCCACGAGAACTTCGGCGGGCCGGTCGCGGGCGGGACGGCGATGGCGCTGTTGTCGGCGGCGATGGCCGTCGGCGCGGTCGCAGGCGGAGTGTTCTCGGGATGGCTGCCCCGGGTCCGCAGGCAGGGTCTGGCGGTCGTGGTCTCGATCGTCGTGTGGGGCGCGGCCATGGCCGGTTTCGGGCTGGCGGTCGGCCACGCCACCGGCCGGCCCGACGGATTCCTCTGGATCGCTCTGGTGCTCTTAGCTGTCGGCGGCGCCGCCGACATGGTCTCGGCGGTGTTCCGGAGCACGATCCTGCAGGAAGCCGCATCCGACGAGCTGCGGGGCCGTTTGCAGGGCGTGTTCACCGTGGTGGTCGCGGGCGGTCCGCGGATTGCTGACGCGGCGCACGGCGCGGCGGCCGCGGTGGTGGGGACCACGGTGGCCGCGACGGGCGGTGGCGTCCTGGTGGTGGTCGGCGTCGTCGTCTCGGTCCTGGTGGTACCCGCGTTCGTGCGCTATCGGGTGGCTCGCAACTGA
- a CDS encoding citrate synthase, translating to MADTSSSDDVANLRYPGGEVDLKIVRATEGSDGIELGSLLAKTGYTTYDGGFVNTSATKSAITYIDGDAGILRYRGYPIEQLAEKSNFIEVSYLLIYGELPTAAELEAFTTKIQRHTLLHEDLKRFFDGFPRNAHPMPVLSSAANALSAYYQDSLDPKDPEQVELSTIRLLAKLPTIAAYAYKKSVGQPFLYPDNSLNLVENFLRMTFGLPAEPYQVDPELVRALDMLFILHADHEQNCSTSTVRLVGSSQANLFTSISGGINALWGPLHGGANQAVLEMLEKIRTEHSDVRDFVKKVKNREDGVKLMGFGHRVYKNYDPRARIVKEQADKILGKLGGDDELLDIAKSLEEIALTDDFFVERKLYPNVDYYTGVIYRAMGFPTRMFTVLFALGRLPGWIAHWREMSADPSTKIGRPRQIYTGYTERDYPNH from the coding sequence GTGGCCGACACCTCCAGCTCTGACGACGTAGCCAACCTCCGGTATCCCGGGGGCGAGGTCGATCTCAAGATCGTGCGCGCCACCGAGGGATCGGACGGCATCGAGCTCGGCTCGCTGCTGGCCAAGACTGGTTACACCACGTACGACGGTGGTTTCGTCAATACCTCGGCCACCAAGAGCGCCATCACCTACATCGACGGTGACGCCGGCATCCTGCGCTACCGCGGGTACCCGATCGAGCAGCTCGCCGAGAAGTCGAACTTCATCGAGGTCAGCTACCTGCTGATCTACGGCGAGCTGCCGACGGCCGCCGAACTCGAGGCGTTCACCACCAAGATTCAGCGGCACACCCTGCTGCACGAGGACCTCAAGCGGTTCTTCGACGGCTTCCCGCGCAACGCGCACCCGATGCCGGTGCTGTCGTCGGCGGCCAACGCGCTGAGCGCCTACTACCAGGACTCGCTCGATCCGAAGGATCCCGAGCAGGTCGAGCTGTCGACCATCCGCCTGCTGGCCAAGCTGCCCACCATCGCGGCCTACGCCTACAAGAAGTCGGTCGGTCAGCCGTTCCTGTACCCGGACAACTCGCTGAACCTGGTCGAGAACTTCCTGCGCATGACGTTCGGCCTGCCGGCCGAGCCGTACCAGGTGGACCCGGAGCTGGTCCGCGCCCTGGACATGCTGTTCATCCTGCACGCCGACCACGAGCAGAACTGCTCGACGTCGACGGTGCGTCTGGTCGGCTCGTCGCAGGCCAACCTGTTCACCTCGATCTCCGGCGGCATCAACGCGCTGTGGGGCCCGCTGCACGGCGGCGCCAACCAGGCCGTGTTGGAGATGCTGGAGAAGATCCGCACCGAGCACAGCGATGTCCGCGACTTCGTCAAGAAGGTCAAGAACCGCGAAGACGGCGTGAAGCTCATGGGCTTCGGCCACCGGGTCTACAAGAACTACGACCCGCGGGCGCGCATCGTCAAGGAGCAGGCCGACAAGATCCTCGGCAAGCTGGGCGGCGACGACGAGCTGCTGGACATCGCCAAGTCGCTGGAGGAGATCGCCCTCACCGACGACTTCTTCGTCGAGCGCAAGCTGTACCCGAACGTCGACTACTACACCGGCGTGATCTACCGGGCCATGGGCTTCCCGACCCGCATGTTCACGGTGCTGTTCGCCCTCGGCCGCCTGCCGGGCTGGATCGCGCACTGGCGCGAGATGAGCGCCGACCCGAGCACCAAGATCGGCCGTCCGCGCCAGATCTACACCGGCTACACCGAGCGGGATTACCCCAACCACTGA
- a CDS encoding MFS transporter, translating into MNTTIDALTSRRKTIILISCCLSLLIVSMDSTIVNVAIPSIRRDLGASAAQMQWVVDVYTLVLASLLMLSGAAGDRFGRRRVFQIGLTIFAFGSLLCSLAPTADALIAARLVQGIGGSMLNPVALSIISQVFTDRVERARALGFWGAVVGISMALGPTVGGLLIHAVGWRSVFWINLPICLAAIVLTAIFVPESKSGTMRDVDPIGQGLAVAFLFSLVFTLIEGPGMGWSHPRTVAIAVLAAVALVGFLRYERRRHDPFIDLRFFRSIPFAGATVTAVLALTGWGAFLFMMSFYLQNERHYSAMHTGIIYLPIAIGALVFSPLSGRIVGRYGARPSLMVAGVLMASAALMLTTLTATTPMWRVVVIFAVYGIGFAMMNAPVTNAAVSGMPVERAGAAAAVTSTSRQVGVSIGVALCGSIAGSALGGSGVDFATQARPLWWMCVAIGVAVAVLGFASTSPRALRSAERLAPLIEGSREPEPAGVH; encoded by the coding sequence GTGAATACAACTATCGACGCGCTCACCTCACGGCGCAAGACGATCATCCTGATCTCCTGTTGCCTGAGTCTGCTGATCGTGTCGATGGACTCCACCATCGTGAACGTCGCCATCCCGTCGATCCGCCGCGACCTCGGCGCGAGCGCCGCCCAGATGCAGTGGGTCGTCGACGTCTACACGCTGGTGCTGGCCTCGCTGCTCATGCTCTCGGGCGCCGCCGGTGACCGGTTCGGCCGTCGGCGGGTATTCCAGATCGGCCTGACGATCTTCGCGTTCGGTTCCCTGCTGTGCAGCCTCGCGCCGACCGCGGACGCGTTGATCGCCGCCCGCCTGGTTCAGGGCATCGGTGGCTCGATGCTCAATCCTGTTGCCCTGTCGATCATTTCGCAGGTCTTCACCGACAGGGTGGAGCGGGCCCGGGCACTCGGTTTCTGGGGCGCGGTCGTCGGTATCTCGATGGCGCTGGGCCCGACCGTCGGTGGCCTGCTGATCCACGCCGTCGGCTGGCGGTCGGTGTTCTGGATCAACCTGCCGATCTGTCTGGCCGCCATCGTGCTGACCGCGATCTTCGTCCCCGAGAGCAAGTCGGGCACCATGCGCGACGTCGACCCGATCGGCCAGGGGCTCGCGGTGGCGTTCCTGTTCAGCCTGGTCTTCACCCTCATCGAGGGGCCGGGGATGGGCTGGAGCCACCCCCGGACAGTGGCCATCGCGGTGCTGGCGGCCGTCGCCCTCGTCGGCTTCCTGCGCTACGAGCGCCGGCGCCACGACCCGTTCATCGATCTGCGCTTCTTCCGCAGCATCCCGTTCGCCGGCGCCACCGTGACGGCTGTGTTGGCACTGACCGGCTGGGGCGCGTTCCTGTTCATGATGTCGTTCTACCTGCAGAACGAGCGGCACTACTCGGCGATGCACACCGGCATCATCTATCTGCCCATCGCCATTGGTGCCCTGGTCTTTTCACCGTTGTCCGGACGGATCGTCGGCCGCTACGGTGCCCGGCCGTCACTGATGGTCGCCGGTGTCCTGATGGCCTCGGCCGCCCTCATGCTGACGACGCTGACCGCGACGACGCCCATGTGGCGAGTGGTCGTCATTTTCGCGGTGTACGGCATAGGGTTCGCGATGATGAATGCGCCAGTGACCAACGCCGCCGTGAGCGGCATGCCGGTGGAGCGCGCCGGCGCCGCGGCGGCGGTGACGTCTACCAGCCGCCAGGTGGGCGTGAGTATCGGTGTGGCACTGTGCGGTTCTATCGCCGGCTCGGCCCTGGGCGGCAGCGGCGTCGACTTCGCGACGCAGGCCCGGCCGCTGTGGTGGATGTGCGTCGCGATCGGCGTCGCGGTCGCCGTCCTCGGCTTCGCCTCGACCTCGCCGCGTGCACTGCGCTCCGCGGAGCGGCTGGCGCCACTGATCGAGGGATCGCGTGAGCCGGAGCCGGCCGGTGTCCACTGA
- a CDS encoding MarR family winged helix-turn-helix transcriptional regulator yields MSTDPLADEVWQTMAAVVVENRDSWKRAVVEQTGLPFSRARILRRLDAKAMTAKEIAAATGMDAPATTVAINDLEERGLVVRQPDPENRRCKLVSLTDAGGAVLRGIGQIDDPAPPVFATLDADELATLRDLLSRLRRH; encoded by the coding sequence GTGTCCACTGATCCGCTGGCCGACGAGGTCTGGCAGACCATGGCCGCCGTCGTGGTCGAGAACCGCGACAGCTGGAAACGCGCGGTGGTCGAGCAGACCGGATTGCCCTTCAGTCGGGCCCGGATTCTGCGCCGGCTGGATGCCAAGGCCATGACGGCCAAAGAGATCGCCGCCGCGACCGGCATGGACGCGCCGGCCACCACCGTCGCGATCAACGATCTCGAAGAACGCGGACTGGTTGTGCGCCAACCGGATCCGGAGAACCGGCGCTGCAAACTGGTGTCACTGACGGACGCCGGGGGCGCGGTGCTGCGCGGCATCGGCCAGATCGATGATCCGGCCCCGCCGGTGTTCGCCACGCTGGACGCCGACGAGCTCGCCACACTCCGCGACCTGCTGAGCCGGCTGCGCCGCCACTAG
- a CDS encoding FKBP-type peptidyl-prolyl cis-trans isomerase, with product MANTKPEIEFPDGPAPDTLVIEDVIVGDGAEAVPGGNVTVHYVGVEYDTGEEFDSSWNRGETIEFPLRGLIQGWQDGIPGMRVGGRRKLTIPPAQAYGPAGGGHRLSGKTLIFVIDLVGVR from the coding sequence GTGGCAAACACCAAACCTGAGATCGAATTCCCGGACGGCCCGGCACCTGACACGCTGGTGATCGAGGACGTCATCGTCGGCGACGGTGCCGAGGCGGTGCCCGGCGGCAACGTCACGGTCCACTACGTGGGCGTCGAGTACGACACCGGTGAGGAGTTCGACAGCTCCTGGAACCGCGGCGAGACCATCGAATTCCCCCTGCGCGGCCTGATCCAGGGCTGGCAGGACGGCATCCCCGGGATGCGCGTGGGCGGCCGGCGCAAGCTGACCATCCCGCCCGCACAGGCCTACGGTCCCGCCGGTGGCGGGCACCGCCTGTCCGGCAAGACGCTGATCTTCGTCATCGACCTCGTCGGCGTCCGCTGA
- a CDS encoding OmpA family protein, with amino-acid sequence MPDTADVIEPSGSVRRLGTRGRVAVLAVVVAVVAAVGWVVFGTSDEHRAPSSIAASAVPTSAQPELTSAPFALARDGNTITLTGSLANTRSKSELAAAVKAQWLNASLDDKTTVVDGAGTPDMAAIGNVLSAADAITDFGLSIDGATITLMGTAPNLDVAGEVQSAAALSFPGAKLANNIQIPAPGGPVAPPAQAPSSAPAPAPAPAPSPAGGRCAKVQADVTELLRTPISFVTGGSQMTGESRRLLGQVADKIRAGCPNGAVTVIGYTDNQGSDAVNLKLSDTRAKAVAAALVSNGVLAANMTARGAGSANPIADNGTEEGRAKNRRVEITVG; translated from the coding sequence ATGCCGGACACAGCTGACGTCATCGAGCCGTCCGGCAGCGTTCGTCGCCTCGGCACGCGCGGCAGGGTGGCGGTGCTGGCGGTCGTGGTGGCCGTCGTCGCCGCCGTCGGCTGGGTGGTGTTCGGCACCTCGGACGAACACCGGGCCCCGAGTTCCATCGCGGCCTCGGCGGTACCGACATCGGCACAGCCCGAGCTCACCTCCGCGCCGTTCGCGCTGGCCCGCGACGGCAACACCATCACGCTGACGGGCAGCCTCGCCAACACCCGGTCGAAGTCCGAACTGGCCGCCGCGGTGAAGGCGCAGTGGCTCAACGCCAGCCTCGACGACAAGACCACCGTCGTCGACGGTGCCGGGACCCCGGACATGGCGGCCATCGGCAACGTCCTGTCCGCCGCCGATGCCATCACCGACTTCGGGCTGTCCATCGACGGCGCCACCATCACGCTGATGGGGACGGCGCCCAACCTCGACGTCGCCGGTGAGGTGCAGAGCGCCGCGGCCCTGTCGTTCCCCGGGGCGAAGCTGGCCAACAACATTCAGATTCCGGCGCCGGGTGGTCCGGTGGCGCCGCCTGCGCAGGCGCCCTCGTCGGCTCCCGCGCCTGCACCCGCGCCCGCTCCGTCCCCGGCCGGCGGCCGCTGTGCGAAGGTGCAGGCCGACGTCACCGAACTGCTGCGCACCCCGATCAGTTTCGTCACCGGCGGCTCGCAGATGACGGGGGAGTCCCGCCGGCTGCTCGGGCAGGTCGCCGACAAGATCCGGGCCGGCTGCCCGAACGGTGCGGTCACCGTGATCGGCTACACCGACAACCAGGGCAGTGACGCCGTCAACCTGAAGCTCAGCGACACTCGGGCCAAAGCCGTTGCCGCCGCGCTGGTTTCGAACGGTGTGCTGGCGGCGAACATGACGGCCCGCGGGGCCGGCTCCGCCAACCCCATCGCCGACAACGGCACCGAAGAAGGCCGCGCGAAGAACCGGCGGGTCGAGATCACCGTCGGCTGA
- a CDS encoding sensor histidine kinase: protein MNILARVFRRTPSLQSRVAFATGIAAAIVVGIVGTIVWIGITNDRKERLDRRLDEAAGFAIPFLPRGLDEIPRPPHDENVVITARRNGQVSSNSNVVLPELPVGYADTDVNGIRYRVRTVQIHMPDPMLVAVGATYDATIVDTNNLHRRVIALCAFAIGAAAVAGWALAAFAVRPLKRLAQQTRDIDPEGDAPHIDVRGATEAVEIADAVKGLVDRVWEEKGRTKAALASARDFAAVSAHELRTPLTAMRTNVEILSTLDLPDEQRKEVLSDVVRTQSRIETTLWALERLAQGELSTVDDHVPVDITELLDRAAHDAMRVYPDLEVSLVPAPTIIIVGLPAGLRLSVDNAIANAVKHGGASKVQLSAVTSRAGVEIAVDDDGCGVPEEERLRVFGRFNRGSTASHSGSGLGLALVAQQAELHGGTATLETSPLGGTRLLLRLPGHH from the coding sequence GTGAACATCCTGGCGCGCGTCTTCCGTCGCACTCCGTCGCTGCAGTCGCGCGTCGCGTTCGCCACCGGTATCGCCGCGGCCATCGTGGTCGGGATCGTCGGCACCATCGTGTGGATCGGCATCACCAACGACCGCAAGGAACGCCTGGACCGCCGACTCGACGAGGCCGCCGGCTTCGCGATCCCGTTCCTGCCGCGCGGGCTCGACGAGATTCCGCGGCCACCGCACGACGAGAACGTCGTCATCACGGCACGCCGGAACGGCCAGGTCAGCTCGAACTCGAATGTCGTGCTGCCCGAACTGCCGGTCGGCTACGCCGACACCGACGTCAACGGCATCCGCTACCGGGTGCGCACGGTGCAGATCCACATGCCGGACCCGATGCTGGTGGCGGTCGGCGCCACGTATGACGCCACGATCGTCGACACCAACAATTTGCATCGCCGGGTGATCGCGTTGTGCGCGTTCGCCATTGGTGCGGCCGCCGTCGCGGGCTGGGCGCTGGCCGCGTTCGCGGTACGTCCGCTCAAACGGCTGGCGCAGCAGACGCGCGACATCGATCCGGAAGGCGACGCCCCGCACATCGACGTCCGCGGCGCCACCGAGGCCGTCGAGATCGCCGACGCGGTCAAGGGTCTGGTGGACCGCGTGTGGGAAGAGAAGGGCCGGACCAAGGCCGCGCTGGCGTCGGCCCGTGACTTCGCGGCGGTGTCGGCGCACGAGCTGCGCACCCCGCTCACCGCGATGCGCACCAACGTCGAAATCCTCAGCACGCTCGACCTTCCCGACGAGCAGCGCAAGGAAGTGCTGAGCGACGTCGTGCGCACGCAGTCGCGCATCGAGACCACGCTGTGGGCGCTGGAGCGGCTGGCACAGGGCGAGCTGTCCACCGTCGATGACCATGTGCCCGTGGACATCACCGAACTCCTGGACCGCGCCGCGCACGATGCCATGCGCGTGTACCCCGACCTGGAGGTGTCGCTGGTGCCGGCGCCGACCATCATCATCGTGGGACTGCCTGCCGGACTGCGGCTTTCGGTCGACAACGCGATCGCCAACGCCGTCAAGCACGGCGGTGCGTCGAAAGTTCAGCTGTCGGCGGTCACTTCGCGCGCCGGGGTCGAGATCGCCGTCGACGACGACGGCTGCGGCGTACCCGAAGAGGAGCGCCTGAGGGTCTTCGGACGGTTCAACCGCGGCTCCACCGCGTCGCACTCGGGCTCCGGGCTGGGCCTGGCGCTGGTGGCCCAGCAGGCCGAATTGCACGGCGGCACGGCGACATTGGAGACCAGTCCGCTCGGCGGGACGCGGCTGCTGCTGCGACTGCCCGGGCATCACTGA